In a single window of the Halobaculum lipolyticum genome:
- a CDS encoding M48 family metallopeptidase → MTLHSRLSPVLSWAVDWWELWALIAVGLLGVRLAPHVVVRSERPGPLPDDVARAVERVGVPAERVGVLPRDGRVLAYAAGLTAGHGRVFVSSGLLRELDPAGVAAVVRHEHAHLARGHVPVRVGIPCAYAVAWAVDASLYGREGLLVGAALAVPLAYLSVRVARWTEYDADADAARRAGGAFRDALARLSAGGHLGPAAPAGGRLRRLLAGLSMHPPLGERLRRLEERQARVGTGERGSRGPTHGDD, encoded by the coding sequence GTGACCCTCCACTCGCGGCTCTCTCCGGTCCTCTCGTGGGCGGTCGACTGGTGGGAGCTGTGGGCGCTCATCGCCGTCGGACTCCTCGGCGTCCGCCTCGCTCCCCACGTCGTCGTCCGCTCGGAACGCCCCGGTCCCCTCCCCGACGACGTCGCCCGGGCGGTCGAGCGCGTCGGCGTGCCCGCAGAGCGCGTCGGCGTCCTCCCGCGCGACGGACGCGTGCTCGCGTACGCCGCCGGGCTGACCGCCGGCCACGGCCGGGTGTTCGTCTCCTCGGGACTGCTGCGCGAACTCGACCCCGCCGGCGTCGCGGCGGTCGTCCGCCACGAACACGCCCACCTCGCGCGCGGCCACGTCCCCGTCCGCGTCGGCATCCCCTGCGCGTACGCCGTCGCGTGGGCCGTCGACGCCAGCCTCTACGGTCGCGAGGGGCTGCTCGTCGGCGCGGCCCTCGCGGTGCCGCTGGCGTACCTCTCGGTTCGCGTCGCCCGCTGGACGGAGTACGACGCCGACGCCGACGCCGCCCGGCGGGCGGGCGGGGCGTTCCGGGACGCGCTCGCCCGGCTGTCGGCCGGCGGCCACCTCGGTCCCGCGGCGCCCGCGGGCGGTCGGCTGCGGCGCCTGCTCGCCGGCCTGTCGATGCACCCGCCGCTGGGCGAGCGGCTGCGACGGCTGGAGGAGCGACAGGCACGGGTCGGGACGGGCGAGCGCGGCTCCCGGGGACCGACCCACGGCGACGACTGA
- a CDS encoding FlaD/FlaE family flagellar protein produces MLRPSDYDPKELRALTGAAAPTHADEEGARWTTPDDFLGRADARVRAAQVEDAFLLQAASGGSSRPYLPGLPDSVVGTRLVLDWLRYLVGVGGRERAREALALYRDVEWLTESVEDDLDRYLEAFDDTGGTRLDFGHHRTSLLFVARLAALR; encoded by the coding sequence ATGCTCAGACCGAGCGATTACGACCCGAAGGAGTTGCGAGCGTTGACGGGAGCGGCGGCGCCGACGCACGCCGACGAGGAGGGAGCCCGGTGGACGACACCGGACGACTTCCTCGGTCGAGCGGACGCGCGCGTGCGGGCGGCGCAGGTGGAAGACGCATTCCTCCTTCAGGCGGCGTCGGGCGGGTCGAGTCGGCCCTACCTCCCGGGTCTTCCGGATTCGGTGGTGGGGACCCGGCTCGTGCTCGACTGGTTGCGCTACCTGGTCGGCGTTGGCGGGCGCGAACGCGCCCGCGAGGCGCTCGCCCTCTATCGGGACGTAGAGTGGCTCACGGAGTCCGTCGAGGACGACCTCGACCGATACCTCGAAGCCTTCGACGACACCGGAGGCACGCGGCTCGACTTCGGCCACCATCGGACGAGCCTGCTGTTCGTCGCCCGCCTCGCCGCGCTCCGATAA
- a CDS encoding HD domain-containing protein codes for MGVEIKGSRVTDEEFADMEHFVREYLAASVESEEDGGRMRWYPWHSAEYRFNHILNVVDLAARIADKEGADTDVVRVAALFHDVSKLEADQDVHAEEGARVARQYLETHGDYPESFVAEVCSCIEDHSYQGPLSDLALETRCLIEADLLDKVGANGTALMVLRMGYEARTHMDAAEMVQRVLERGREHAARVESDTAESIAHERIKRVKWFREWLEEEVSRMERHREEFDGR; via the coding sequence GTGGGCGTCGAGATAAAGGGGTCGCGCGTCACCGACGAGGAGTTCGCGGACATGGAACACTTCGTCCGCGAGTACCTCGCCGCCTCCGTCGAGAGCGAGGAGGACGGCGGCCGGATGCGGTGGTACCCGTGGCACTCGGCGGAGTACCGCTTCAACCACATCCTCAACGTCGTCGACCTCGCGGCACGCATCGCCGACAAGGAGGGCGCCGACACGGACGTCGTCCGCGTGGCCGCCCTCTTCCACGACGTGTCGAAACTGGAGGCCGACCAGGACGTCCACGCCGAGGAGGGCGCCCGCGTCGCCCGCCAGTACCTCGAAACCCACGGCGACTACCCCGAGTCGTTCGTCGCGGAGGTGTGTTCGTGCATCGAGGACCACTCCTACCAGGGCCCGCTGTCGGACCTCGCGCTGGAGACGCGGTGTCTCATCGAGGCCGACCTGCTCGACAAGGTGGGCGCCAACGGCACCGCGCTCATGGTGCTCCGGATGGGGTACGAGGCGCGCACCCACATGGACGCCGCCGAGATGGTCCAGCGCGTGCTGGAGCGCGGCCGCGAACACGCCGCGCGCGTCGAGAGCGACACCGCCGAGTCCATCGCCCACGAGCGCATCAAGCGCGTCAAGTGGTTCCGCGAGTGGCTGGAGGAGGAAGTGTCGCGCATGGAGCGCCACCGCGAGGAGTTCGACGGGCGCTGA
- a CDS encoding NAD-dependent epimerase/dehydratase family protein, with the protein MPSFDTALFVGGTRFVGRHAVEAFRDAGYAVTTVSRGTHDDPFADRDGVDNYTGDRTVRADLAAARDAVEPDVVVDCVGLHPPEVRAATDVFADSRYVYVSSGSAYVPGDVPMREDETALHPCDPEQEAEDSPETYGPRKAECDRAVFAAAEAGVEAMAVRPMLVQGPHDYTERFGYWTNRVAEHDRVLVPGDGGSLLHRVSVRDLAAALLLVAEEGTPGEAYNAADRSAYTLDTSLDLIADALDTDVEVVTASERELAAHGVDPTAFPLYTPDPMLVSTEKLAALGWASTPPAESVAETARAHVDAGVTGPAGSLDRETEDAVLESLRG; encoded by the coding sequence ATGCCCAGCTTCGACACCGCGCTGTTCGTCGGCGGCACCCGGTTCGTCGGCCGCCACGCCGTCGAGGCGTTCCGCGACGCCGGCTACGCGGTGACGACGGTCTCGCGCGGCACCCACGACGACCCGTTCGCCGACCGCGACGGCGTGGACAACTACACCGGCGACCGGACCGTCCGCGCCGATTTGGCGGCAGCCCGCGACGCCGTCGAGCCGGACGTCGTCGTCGACTGCGTCGGTCTCCACCCGCCGGAGGTGCGCGCGGCGACCGACGTGTTCGCCGACAGCCGCTACGTGTACGTCTCCTCCGGCTCCGCGTACGTCCCCGGCGACGTGCCGATGCGAGAGGACGAGACGGCCCTGCACCCCTGTGACCCGGAGCAAGAGGCGGAAGACAGCCCGGAGACGTACGGTCCGCGCAAGGCCGAGTGCGACCGCGCCGTCTTCGCCGCCGCCGAGGCGGGCGTCGAGGCGATGGCCGTCCGCCCGATGCTCGTGCAGGGTCCCCACGACTACACCGAACGCTTCGGCTACTGGACGAACCGCGTCGCCGAACACGACCGCGTGCTCGTCCCCGGCGACGGCGGCTCGCTGCTCCACCGCGTGTCCGTCCGGGATCTGGCGGCCGCGCTCCTGCTGGTCGCCGAGGAGGGGACGCCGGGCGAGGCGTACAACGCCGCCGACCGCTCGGCGTACACGCTCGACACGTCGCTGGACCTGATCGCCGACGCGCTCGACACCGACGTCGAGGTGGTGACCGCGAGCGAACGCGAACTCGCCGCGCACGGCGTCGATCCGACCGCGTTCCCGCTGTACACGCCCGACCCGATGCTCGTGTCGACGGAGAAGCTCGCCGCGCTCGGGTGGGCGTCGACGCCGCCGGCGGAGTCCGTCGCGGAGACGGCGCGGGCACACGTCGACGCCGGAGTCACGGGACCGGCGGGGTCACTCGACCGGGAGACCGAGGACGCCGTCCTCGAGTCGCTGCGGGGGTAG
- a CDS encoding NAD-dependent epimerase/dehydratase family protein: MADTALVIGGTRFIGRHVVEDLLDHDYEVTIFNRGNHENPFADHDDVTRVEGDRRDDTDLKAAALSVQPDIVIDCVAYYPEDVRVAVDLFSDVDGYVYISSGSAYAAEEIPKREGETALCDCTDEQATDDSHASYGPRKAEGDRIVFEAAEDGVNAMSVRPCIVYGPHDYTERLDYWIDRVLNYDRVVVPGDGQNLWHRAYVEDVASALRVVAEEGEPGEAYNVGDRRLVTMEEMVDLVADAADTDCEVVHAGEHELAAAELSPDDFILYRDYPHVLDTDKLAALGWESTPLAEAMERSVADHRDSDRDGSEHDPGREAEERVLGVLDTL; the protein is encoded by the coding sequence ATGGCAGACACCGCGCTCGTCATCGGCGGCACGCGCTTCATCGGCCGGCACGTCGTCGAGGACCTGCTCGACCACGACTACGAGGTGACGATCTTCAACCGCGGCAACCACGAGAACCCGTTCGCCGACCACGACGACGTGACCCGCGTCGAGGGCGACCGCCGCGACGACACCGACCTGAAGGCAGCGGCGCTGTCGGTCCAACCGGACATCGTCATCGACTGCGTCGCGTACTACCCCGAGGACGTGCGCGTCGCCGTCGACCTGTTCTCGGACGTGGACGGCTACGTGTACATCTCCTCCGGGTCGGCGTACGCGGCCGAGGAGATCCCCAAACGCGAGGGCGAGACGGCGCTGTGCGACTGCACCGACGAGCAGGCGACCGACGACTCCCACGCCTCCTACGGCCCGCGCAAGGCCGAGGGCGACCGGATCGTGTTCGAGGCGGCAGAAGACGGCGTGAACGCGATGAGCGTCCGCCCGTGCATCGTGTACGGTCCCCACGACTACACCGAGCGCCTCGACTACTGGATCGACCGCGTGCTGAACTACGACCGCGTCGTCGTCCCCGGCGACGGCCAGAACCTCTGGCACCGCGCGTACGTCGAGGACGTGGCGTCCGCGCTCCGCGTCGTCGCCGAGGAGGGGGAGCCGGGCGAGGCGTACAACGTCGGCGACCGTCGGCTGGTGACGATGGAGGAGATGGTCGACCTCGTCGCCGACGCGGCCGACACCGACTGCGAGGTCGTCCACGCGGGCGAGCACGAACTCGCGGCCGCGGAGCTGTCGCCGGACGACTTCATCCTCTACCGCGACTACCCGCACGTCCTCGACACGGACAAGCTCGCCGCGCTCGGCTGGGAGTCGACGCCGCTGGCGGAGGCGATGGAACGCTCGGTCGCCGACCACCGCGACAGCGACCGCGACGGGAGCGAACACGACCCCGGACGCGAGGCCGAAGAGCGCGTGCTGGGCGTGCTCGACACGCTCTGA
- a CDS encoding DUF7313 family protein — translation MLPSPLEFLVPLGALESVAEVLPFVILAVVFVNLATRLLAQRSYVRQADEGDDESMSRYLPHEIVSFLLIVLSFAFMIVEPHGGMVLSVLVLGMVVADFFEYEARRVEARNDMEMDRPNSALAASALVVAYAGYQSLFFVVAPVWNAIV, via the coding sequence ATGTTACCGTCACCGCTGGAGTTCCTCGTCCCGCTCGGGGCGTTGGAGTCCGTGGCGGAGGTGCTGCCGTTCGTCATCCTCGCGGTCGTGTTCGTCAACCTCGCCACGCGGCTGCTCGCACAGCGCAGCTACGTGCGCCAGGCCGACGAAGGCGACGACGAGTCGATGAGCCGCTACCTCCCCCACGAGATCGTCAGCTTCCTGCTGATCGTCCTGTCGTTCGCGTTCATGATCGTCGAGCCGCACGGCGGGATGGTGCTGTCGGTGCTGGTGCTCGGGATGGTCGTGGCGGACTTCTTCGAGTACGAGGCTCGCCGCGTCGAGGCGCGCAACGACATGGAGATGGACCGCCCCAACAGCGCGCTGGCGGCCTCCGCGCTCGTCGTCGCCTACGCCGGCTACCAGTCGCTGTTCTTCGTCGTCGCGCCGGTGTGGAACGCCATCGTCTGA
- a CDS encoding DUF420 domain-containing protein — MATADASGPLATVKEYPRATVAVVSVVGYALVIGTFAGVVPDSVFPSLTQAEVNLLSHAIAAVNTVTTVLLVLGWRWIRRGDVRKHAAAMSTSFGLIMVFLVMYLAKVGGGPGEKHIVIRETAFLGAYAGAVEVGYLAMLAIHIVLSVVTVPVVLYAIVLGWTHTPEELRTETPHKRVGRWAAGTWIVSLTLGVVTYVMLNWVYAYEFVRVAR, encoded by the coding sequence ATGGCTACTGCGGACGCGAGCGGCCCGCTCGCCACGGTGAAGGAGTACCCGCGCGCGACCGTCGCGGTCGTCTCGGTCGTCGGCTACGCGCTCGTGATCGGCACGTTCGCGGGCGTCGTCCCCGACTCGGTGTTCCCCTCGCTCACGCAGGCGGAGGTGAACCTGCTGAGTCACGCGATCGCTGCGGTCAACACCGTGACGACGGTGCTGCTCGTGCTCGGCTGGCGCTGGATCCGCCGCGGCGACGTGCGCAAACACGCCGCCGCGATGAGCACGTCGTTCGGGCTGATCATGGTGTTCCTCGTCATGTACCTCGCGAAGGTCGGCGGCGGTCCCGGCGAGAAGCACATCGTGATCCGCGAGACGGCGTTCCTCGGCGCGTACGCCGGCGCCGTCGAGGTCGGCTACCTCGCGATGCTGGCGATCCACATCGTCCTCTCGGTCGTGACGGTGCCGGTCGTCCTCTACGCCATCGTGCTCGGCTGGACGCACACGCCCGAGGAGTTGCGGACCGAGACGCCCCACAAGCGGGTGGGTCGCTGGGCGGCGGGCACGTGGATCGTCTCGCTCACGCTCGGCGTCGTCACCTACGTCATGCTCAACTGGGTGTACGCCTACGAGTTCGTCCGCGTCGCGCGGTAG
- a CDS encoding alanyl-tRNA editing protein — protein sequence MTEQRYLADSTVREFEATVERSLDDRVVLDGTHFYPTGGGQPNDTGTLRVPDADGDGEATLAVVDVEKTDTVYHRVDGAAPPAGTAVRGVVDWDRRYAHMRYHTAQHLLSAVLLEEFDARTVGNQLYADRARLDADYPKFSETDLADVETRMNGLVDDALPVRHYTMDRADAEAELDTERTRIDLLPSSITELRIVEVGDADDPFDRTACAGTHVGTTDEVGEVTVVGRTTQGSETERLTFTLAGT from the coding sequence ATGACCGAACAGCGCTACCTCGCCGACAGCACGGTGCGGGAGTTCGAGGCGACCGTCGAACGGTCGCTCGACGACCGCGTCGTCCTCGACGGCACCCACTTCTACCCGACCGGCGGCGGCCAGCCGAACGACACGGGGACGCTCCGGGTCCCCGACGCGGACGGCGACGGGGAGGCGACCCTCGCCGTCGTCGACGTGGAGAAGACCGACACGGTGTACCACCGGGTCGACGGCGCGGCGCCGCCGGCGGGCACCGCCGTTCGGGGGGTCGTCGACTGGGACCGCCGATACGCCCACATGCGCTACCACACCGCCCAGCACCTCCTCTCGGCGGTGCTGCTGGAGGAGTTCGACGCCCGGACCGTCGGCAACCAGCTGTACGCCGACCGCGCTCGCCTCGACGCGGACTACCCCAAGTTCTCCGAGACGGACCTCGCGGACGTCGAGACCCGCATGAACGGACTCGTCGACGACGCGCTCCCCGTTCGCCACTACACGATGGACCGCGCGGACGCGGAGGCGGAGTTGGACACCGAGCGCACCCGGATCGACCTGCTCCCGAGTTCGATCACGGAGCTCCGGATCGTCGAAGTGGGGGACGCCGACGATCCGTTCGACCGCACCGCCTGCGCCGGTACCCACGTCGGGACCACCGACGAGGTCGGCGAGGTGACGGTCGTCGGGCGGACGACGCAGGGGAGCGAGACCGAGCGCCTGACGTTCACCCTCGCCGGCACCTGA
- a CDS encoding M28 family peptidase, which yields MTDLSERTDWIGDTFTSSVGWDLLEDLVDVGNRMAGQPGEREGLELVRDALADAGCRNARIDEFDVQGWVRGTAGIDAAGREEHCIALPRSPAGEASGEFVDLGYGMPADFEDGDVAGNVVMVSSDTPDEVDRFVHRTEKYYYAVEHGAAAFVFANHVPGQLPPTGSVGTEADPIGDIPAVGVSAEVGARLSRRSVGDDVAVTVECETTETTSGNAMAELGPDTDEEVLVSSHVDAHDVAEGAMDNGAGTASIVEVASALAGLEDELDTRVRFVAYGSEEVGLVGSGVEAERADLDAVEAVVNVDSNVFGRTLSLSTHGFDDLTAAAERLADRFDHPVSTSEAQVPHSDHWPFVVHGVPGFMVSGETEGRGRGWGHTEADTLEKLESRNLREQAVLLTALVADLADSGTEIGRREPSEIAAALEDEDKATGMKVIGDWPYDDDGAVDS from the coding sequence GTGACCGACCTCTCCGAGCGGACCGACTGGATCGGCGACACGTTCACCAGCAGCGTCGGCTGGGACCTGCTGGAGGACCTCGTCGACGTGGGCAACCGCATGGCCGGCCAGCCCGGCGAGCGCGAGGGACTCGAACTCGTCCGCGACGCGCTCGCCGACGCCGGCTGTCGGAACGCCCGCATCGACGAGTTCGACGTCCAGGGGTGGGTGCGCGGCACCGCCGGCATCGACGCCGCCGGCCGCGAGGAACACTGCATCGCGCTGCCGCGGTCGCCCGCCGGCGAGGCGTCGGGCGAGTTCGTCGATCTGGGGTACGGGATGCCCGCCGACTTCGAGGACGGCGACGTGGCGGGGAACGTGGTGATGGTGTCCTCGGACACGCCCGACGAGGTGGACCGCTTCGTCCACCGCACGGAGAAGTACTACTACGCCGTCGAACACGGCGCCGCCGCGTTCGTGTTCGCGAACCACGTCCCCGGACAGCTCCCCCCGACCGGCTCCGTCGGCACCGAGGCCGACCCCATCGGCGACATCCCCGCCGTCGGCGTCAGCGCCGAGGTCGGCGCCCGGCTCTCGCGGCGCTCCGTCGGCGACGACGTCGCCGTCACGGTCGAGTGCGAGACGACCGAGACGACGAGCGGGAACGCGATGGCCGAACTCGGTCCCGACACCGACGAGGAGGTGCTCGTCTCCTCGCACGTCGACGCCCACGACGTCGCGGAGGGGGCGATGGACAACGGCGCCGGAACCGCGTCGATCGTCGAGGTGGCGAGCGCGCTCGCCGGGCTGGAGGACGAGTTGGACACCCGCGTCCGCTTCGTCGCCTACGGCTCGGAGGAGGTCGGTCTCGTCGGCTCGGGCGTCGAGGCCGAGCGCGCCGACCTGGACGCGGTCGAAGCCGTCGTCAACGTCGACTCCAACGTGTTCGGCCGGACGCTGTCGCTGTCGACGCACGGGTTCGACGACCTGACAGCGGCGGCAGAACGGCTCGCCGACCGCTTCGACCACCCCGTGTCGACGAGCGAGGCGCAGGTCCCCCACAGCGACCACTGGCCGTTCGTGGTCCACGGCGTCCCGGGGTTCATGGTCTCGGGCGAGACCGAGGGGCGCGGGCGCGGCTGGGGCCACACGGAAGCGGACACGCTGGAGAAACTGGAGTCGCGGAACCTCCGCGAGCAGGCCGTCCTGCTGACGGCGCTGGTGGCGGATCTCGCGGACTCGGGGACCGAGATCGGTCGCCGCGAGCCGAGCGAGATCGCCGCGGCGCTGGAGGACGAAGACAAGGCGACCGGGATGAAGGTGATCGGCGACTGGCCGTACGACGACGACGGCGCCGTCGACAGCTAG